A single window of Mus caroli unplaced genomic scaffold, CAROLI_EIJ_v1.1 scaffold_17521_1, whole genome shotgun sequence DNA harbors:
- the LOC110288465 gene encoding olfactory receptor 1537, whose translation MEDMAAGNHCTVTEFFLAGLSEKPEYQLPLFLLFTGIYLITMAGNVGMITLIGLSSNLHTPMYYFLSSLSFIDFCQSTVVIPKMLMSFLTEKNIISYSECMVQLYFFLTFGIAECYTLAAMAYDRYVAICNPLLYNVTMSSQIYSSLISGVYIFAVICSSLNTGFMFRTQFCNLDVINHYFCDLLPLLNLASSNTYINEILILFFATLNSFVPVLTIITSYIFIIATILCIHSREGKFKAFSTCSTHISAVAIFYGSGAFTYLQPSSLNSMGQAKVSSVFYTTVVPMLNPLIYSLRNKDVSIALKKILERKKFM comes from the coding sequence ATGGAGGACATGGCAGCAGGAAACCACTGCACAGTGACTGAGTTCTTCTTAGCTGGGCTCTCAGAGAAGCCAGAATACCAGttgcccctcttcctcctcttcacaggaatctatctgatcaccatggcaggaaacgTGGGCATGATCACACTGATTGGACTCAGTTCCAatctgcacacacccatgtactatTTCCTCAGCAGTCTGTCCTTCATTGACTTCTGTCAGTCCACAGTTGTTATTCCTAAAATGCTCATGAGCTTTCTGACAGAGAAGAACATCATTTCCTACTCTGAATGCATGGTTCAGCTCTACTTCTTCCTCACTTTTGGTATTGCAGAGTGCTACACATTAGCTGCAATGGCATATGACCGATATGTTGCTATTTGTAACCCCTTGCTTTACAATGTAACTATGTCCTCTCAGATTTACAGTTCTCTGATTTCAGGGGTATATATTTTTGCTGTGATCTGTTCATCCTTAAACACTGGCTTCATGTTTAGGACTCAGTTCTGCAATTTAGATGTGATTAACCACTATTTCTGTGATCTTCTTCCCCTCTTGAATCTTGCATCCTCTAATACCTACATCAATGAAATATTGATTCTATTTTTTGCTACACTGAATTCATTTGTCCCAGTGTTGACCATTATTACTTCCTACATCTTCATTATTGCCACCATCCTCTGCATTCACTCCAGGGAGGGCAAGTTCAAAGCTTTTAGTACTTGTAGTACCCACATCTCTGCTGTTGCTATCTTCTATGGTTCAGGTGCATTCACGTACTTACAGCCCTCATCACTGAATTCTATGGGCCAAGCAAAAGTGTCCTCTGTGTTTTATACTACTGTTGTACCCATGCTGAACCCTTtgatctacagcctgaggaataaGGATGTCAGtattgctttgaaaaaaatacttgaaagaaaaaaattcatgtaa